The following are encoded together in the Pseudoalteromonas ruthenica genome:
- the ybfE gene encoding LexA regulated protein encodes MAKSELDRTTLDLFEYERRPGRPKTNPLPRELQLKVNKRNQLKRDKARGLKRVEFKVSSELYQALNDMADAQNISRSALIETILQERLAIDT; translated from the coding sequence ATGGCCAAGTCAGAGCTAGATAGAACCACGCTCGATTTATTCGAGTATGAGCGACGCCCGGGTCGTCCAAAAACTAACCCGCTCCCTCGGGAGTTACAACTGAAAGTAAATAAGCGTAACCAGCTCAAGCGCGATAAAGCGCGGGGCTTGAAACGCGTCGAATTTAAAGTTTCATCAGAGCTGTATCAAGCATTAAATGATATGGCAGATGCGCAGAATATTAGCCGTAGTGCGTTGATTGAAACCATTTTGCAAGAACGATTGGCTATAGATACATAA
- a CDS encoding DUF2788 domain-containing protein, with product MVDQLINEIDTLGLYFGLAGIFFFIGMAIQDVLKKGDVPKFGRYIVWLVLFLGCSGFIAKGLIQVFWQGAGVG from the coding sequence ATGGTCGACCAATTAATCAATGAGATCGATACCCTCGGGTTATATTTTGGCCTTGCTGGCATCTTTTTTTTCATCGGCATGGCAATTCAAGACGTACTTAAAAAAGGCGATGTGCCTAAATTTGGTCGTTATATTGTCTGGCTTGTGTTGTTTTTAGGCTGTTCCGGCTTTATCGCCAAAGGGCTTATTCAAGTCTTCTGGCAAGGAGCAGGTGTGGGTTAA
- a CDS encoding alpha/beta fold hydrolase translates to MLLNYQSSSEAPKNAPTVIVIHGLFGSLDNLKVVARALSEQFHVINVDVRNHGQSFHSETMTYPAMAEDIIALMDELEIAQAHIVGHSMGGKVAMQVAIDAPERVSKLVVLDVAPVSYHSRHDAIFQALEGVASASVSSRSQADELMSEYIATPGVRQFLAKSLKKTDKGSLEWQFNLPVLKQQYANILSQPVVNDSCLCDTLFVKGGDSDYILPEHKEQIMTLFPNAKAKVIQGTGHWLHAEKPAAVNKSIVDFLTR, encoded by the coding sequence ATGTTACTAAATTATCAAAGCAGCTCTGAGGCGCCGAAAAATGCTCCCACAGTGATTGTTATTCATGGTTTATTCGGCTCATTAGATAATCTTAAAGTCGTTGCCAGAGCCCTCAGTGAGCAGTTTCATGTAATTAACGTGGACGTGCGCAATCACGGTCAATCTTTTCACAGCGAGACCATGACCTACCCCGCTATGGCCGAGGACATTATTGCGCTGATGGATGAGCTGGAGATCGCGCAAGCGCACATTGTGGGTCATTCCATGGGCGGCAAGGTGGCTATGCAAGTAGCAATAGATGCACCCGAGCGCGTCAGCAAGCTCGTTGTACTTGACGTGGCTCCAGTGAGTTACCACTCCCGTCATGACGCCATTTTTCAAGCGCTTGAAGGCGTTGCCAGTGCATCGGTTAGCTCACGTTCGCAAGCGGATGAGTTAATGAGTGAATACATAGCCACACCGGGTGTACGCCAGTTTTTGGCTAAAAGTTTGAAAAAAACCGACAAAGGCTCCCTAGAATGGCAATTTAATTTGCCAGTGCTAAAACAGCAATATGCAAATATCCTATCGCAGCCAGTTGTAAATGATTCTTGTTTGTGTGATACACTGTTCGTTAAAGGTGGCGACTCAGACTATATTTTGCCTGAGCACAAAGAACAGATCATGACCCTGTTCCCGAATGCCAAAGCAAAAGTAATTCAAGGCACCGGACATTGGCTACACGCTGAAAAACCGGCAGCAGTAAATAAATCCATCGTTGATTTTTTAACACGTTAA
- the seqA gene encoding replication initiation negative regulator SeqA: MKKIEIDDELYQYIASNTQSIGESASEILRRLLNLQSAAPVAAPATVETDVSDEPEQQQAQPIAEADDSQASVFDILNKEELAMQKGVVGRFLFILAALHRTHKTTFHRVLNIKGRDRRYFGKSKEELQASGSSLNPKNIDDSPFWVMTNSNTTRKKMMLHEAALELGYTKEQAETIRDYL; this comes from the coding sequence ATGAAAAAAATAGAAATAGACGACGAGCTATACCAATATATTGCCAGCAATACCCAAAGCATTGGCGAAAGTGCCTCTGAGATTTTGCGTCGTTTATTGAATTTGCAAAGCGCAGCGCCCGTAGCTGCGCCAGCCACTGTAGAAACCGATGTAAGCGATGAGCCCGAGCAGCAGCAAGCGCAGCCCATAGCTGAAGCTGATGATAGCCAAGCCAGCGTGTTCGACATTCTTAATAAAGAAGAACTGGCGATGCAAAAGGGCGTTGTTGGCCGCTTCTTGTTTATTCTTGCAGCGCTGCACCGCACCCATAAAACCACATTCCACCGCGTACTGAATATTAAAGGCCGTGACCGTCGATACTTTGGTAAAAGTAAAGAGGAGTTGCAGGCCAGTGGTAGCAGTCTAAACCCAAAGAATATCGATGACAGTCCTTTTTGGGTAATGACCAACTCTAATACCACCCGTAAGAAAATGATGTTGCATGAAGCGGCGTTAGAGCTGGGTTACACTAAAGAGCAAGCAGAAACTATTCGCGACTATTTATAA
- the pgm gene encoding phosphoglucomutase (alpha-D-glucose-1,6-bisphosphate-dependent) has product MALHPNAGKLAKQADLVNVPKLMSAYYLNEPDVEQFPEHRVAFGTSGHRGCSFNTQFNESHILAITQAICDYRKKENIFGPLFLGKDTHALSESAFNSAIEVLVANEVQIITQQDDDFTPTPVISHAVVSHNKAHPHELADGIVVTPSHNPPQDGGFKYNPPNGGPADTNVTKWIEDRANQLLIEDLVEVELFPFAKAVRSGFIKYVDLITPFVADLANVVDMHAIAKSGITIGIDPLGGSGIHYWPHIAKQYGLNLTVVNDAIDPRFAFMPQDKDGKIRMDCSSPYAMTNLVALKDRFDIGIGNDPDYDRHGIVTPDGLMNPNHFLAVAIDYLLTHRSAWPGDVKVGKTLVSSAMIDKVVQSHGKTLFEVPVGFKWFVDGLHSSELCFGGEESAGASYLRLDGSVWNTDKDGFVMGLLAAEILAVTGKTPSQYYQQLVAKFGEPVYKRIDAPANSEQKAKLKALSAEAITATELAGDAITAKLTHAPGNDAPIGGLKVVTENGWFAARPSGTEDIYKIYLESFQGEEHLQQLEQAAKALVDNAIA; this is encoded by the coding sequence ATGGCCCTTCACCCCAATGCCGGAAAACTCGCCAAGCAAGCCGATCTTGTTAATGTACCTAAATTAATGAGCGCTTATTATCTCAACGAGCCTGATGTGGAGCAATTTCCAGAGCACCGGGTCGCATTTGGTACTTCCGGTCATCGTGGTTGTTCTTTTAATACGCAATTTAATGAATCTCACATTTTGGCTATTACCCAGGCTATTTGTGATTACCGCAAAAAAGAGAATATTTTCGGGCCACTGTTTTTAGGCAAAGATACGCATGCGTTGTCGGAGTCGGCGTTTAATTCTGCCATTGAGGTATTGGTCGCTAACGAAGTGCAAATCATTACCCAGCAAGACGATGACTTTACGCCCACTCCGGTGATAAGCCATGCGGTAGTGAGCCACAATAAAGCGCACCCACATGAATTGGCTGACGGCATTGTGGTGACGCCCTCACATAATCCACCTCAAGATGGTGGTTTTAAATATAATCCACCCAATGGTGGGCCTGCTGATACCAACGTCACAAAATGGATTGAAGATAGAGCGAATCAGTTACTCATTGAAGATCTGGTGGAAGTGGAGCTTTTCCCCTTTGCTAAGGCCGTGCGCTCTGGTTTTATCAAATACGTGGACTTAATAACCCCATTTGTTGCTGATTTAGCCAATGTCGTTGATATGCACGCGATCGCCAAATCAGGGATCACCATAGGTATCGACCCCCTCGGTGGTTCGGGAATTCATTATTGGCCGCATATTGCCAAGCAATACGGGTTAAACCTCACGGTTGTGAACGACGCGATAGACCCTCGTTTTGCGTTTATGCCACAAGACAAAGATGGCAAAATCCGAATGGATTGCTCATCCCCTTATGCGATGACCAATTTGGTCGCACTAAAAGACCGCTTCGATATTGGCATTGGTAACGACCCAGATTATGACCGCCACGGTATTGTTACCCCAGACGGGTTGATGAATCCCAACCACTTTCTTGCCGTCGCTATTGATTACCTATTGACTCATCGCAGCGCGTGGCCGGGCGATGTGAAAGTCGGTAAAACCCTGGTTTCCAGTGCGATGATTGATAAAGTGGTACAAAGCCACGGTAAAACTTTGTTTGAAGTCCCTGTGGGCTTTAAATGGTTTGTTGACGGTTTGCACAGCAGCGAATTGTGTTTCGGCGGTGAAGAAAGTGCCGGAGCCTCGTATCTACGCTTAGACGGCTCGGTATGGAACACCGATAAAGACGGATTTGTTATGGGGTTACTTGCTGCTGAGATTCTCGCCGTTACTGGTAAAACGCCTTCGCAGTATTACCAGCAACTAGTGGCAAAATTTGGTGAGCCTGTTTACAAGCGCATTGACGCCCCTGCTAATAGTGAGCAAAAAGCGAAACTGAAAGCACTCAGTGCTGAGGCCATTACGGCCACGGAACTGGCCGGAGATGCGATCACAGCCAAGCTGACTCATGCGCCAGGCAATGATGCTCCGATTGGTGGTCTAAAAGTAGTGACTGAAAATGGCTGGTTTGCGGCCAGACCGTCGGGCACCGAAGACATTTACAAGATTTACCTTGAGTCCTTCCAAGGTGAAGAACATTTACAACAATTAGAACAAGCAGCCAAGGCGTTGGTTGATAACGCCATTGCTTAA